In Oncorhynchus masou masou isolate Uvic2021 chromosome 10, UVic_Omas_1.1, whole genome shotgun sequence, a single genomic region encodes these proteins:
- the nifk gene encoding MKI67 FHA domain-interacting nucleolar phosphoprotein, with amino-acid sequence MTETKAPAATKPTKALLALNPKEEAEFKKKVQEVKKRPNKGNQISPGVIYVGHLPTGLFEPQLKSYFEQFGKVVRLRLARSKKTGGSKGYAFVEFDCDDVAKIVAETMNNYLMGERLIKCHLVPAEKVHEKLFVGSQREFKKPRQPAVARYNKRHTPEEVTEMTGRLLRKESKLRKRLAEKGIDYDFPGFASQVPQKKKLDDTVNASTCSEDVTPVCTPSVLERRRSMKINEDDSDGEIVIKNTPAPKKSRGKSERAESDDECSSEEETEESSFLEEGEEPSEGDVEPIVNEGGAN; translated from the exons ATGACAGAAACAAAGGCACCGGCGGCCACTAAGCCGACTAAAGCTTTACTTGCTTTAAACCCTAAAGAGGAGGCTGAATTCAAGAAGAAAGTCCAGGAGGTGAAGAAGCGACCCAACAAG GGAAACCAAATAAGTCCAGGAGTGATTTATGTTGGTCACCTTCCCACTGGCTTGTTTGAACCTCAGCTCAAATCCTACTTTGAACAGTTTGGAAAAGTCGTCAGGTTACGACTGGCCAGGAGTAAAAAG ACAGGTGGGAGCAAAGGTTATGCATTTGTGGAGTTCGACTGCGACGATGTTGCCAAGATCGTGGCTGAGACTATGAACAACTACCTGATGGGCGAGAGATTGATCAAAT GTCATCTGGTCCCTGCTGAGAAGGTGCATGAGAAGCTGTTTGTGGGATCACAGAGAGAGTTTAAGAAGCCCAGGCAGCCTGCTGTGGCTCGCTATAACAAGAGACACACACCAGAGGAGGTCACAGAGATGACTGGAAGGCTACTGCGCAAAGAGTCCAAGCTCCGCAAGAGGCTGGCAGAGAAGGGAATTGACTATGACTTCCCAGGATTT GCTTCCCAAGTGCCACAGAAGAAAAAGTTAGATGACACTGTGAATGCGTCCACATGTAGTGAG GATGTCACCCCAGTGTGCACTCCCTCTGtcctggagaggaggaggtccATGAAGATCAATGAAGATGACAGCGACGGTGAAATCGTCATCAAGAATACACCAGCCCCCAAAAAGTCCAGAGGCAAAAGTGAAAGAGCAGAGTCAGATGACGAGTGCTCCTCGGAGGAGGAGACTGAGGAGTCCTCCTTCCTAGAAGAGGGAGAAGAGCCTTCGGAGGGTGATGTGGAGCCCATTGTCAATGAAGGAGGCGCTAATTGA